The nucleotide sequence CGGCGATGGCCTGTCGGTCTACGAGGTTGGCCACGGCCTGGCGTACTGCCAAAGCCTTTGCGGGGTCTGCTCCGGTTGCCTTGGTTCCAAACGGCATGGTGTCAAAGTTGAAGGTGATGTAGCGGATCTCGCCACCCGGACCCGTCAGTACTTTGACCTTGGAGTCCTTGCGGAGATCGTCGATGTCCGTAGCGCTCAGGCTGCGGAAGGCGACGTCGATCGCTCCCTGCTGGATTTCCAGCTTCAGGTTGGTGGGGCTGGCGTAGTACTTGATGGTGGCTGCATCATTGGCCGGTTTCCCGAGGACGCCCTTGTAATCGGCAAAGGCTTTGAAGCTGACAAGTTCGTTCTTCTTGTAGCTGTCGATGGTGTACTGGCCGTAGAACGCGTTCGCCTTGATGATCTCGTCATCGGAGAGGATCTTGTCTGCCGGGAAGACCTCGTCATCGACGATCGGTGCGGCAGGGCTGCTGAGTATCTGGCTGAAAGTCTGATCGTTGGCGTTCTTGAGCTTGAAAACCACGGTGGTGGCATCGGGCGCGCTGACGCTGTCGATGTTCGTCAACAACGATGCCGGTCCGGCAGGATCATTGATGGCCACCTGGCGGTCGAAGGAGAACTTCACGTCCTTGGAGTCCAATGTGTGGCCGTTGGCCCACTTGAGCCCGGATTTGAGCTTGACGGTGTACTCGGAAGGGGCCGTGAAGGACGATGACTCGGCGAGGTCCGGTACGGGTTCCGCGCCACCCGGCTTGGAATTCAGGAGGAAGGAGTAGACCTGGTTCATCACCATGAATGAACCGTTGTCATAGGAACCCGCGGGGTCCAGTGATGTGACTTTGTCTGTTGTGCCGTAGGCGATGGGGCCTGCGGCCGCCGGAGCAGACGAGGAGCCGCCACCGGAGGGGCCCGTGCATGCCGTTAAGGCGAATGCGGAGATGCCCGCCAGCGCGATAGCGCCGTGCAGGGCCTTCTTGTTCAGTGCCATCTGGTGAACCTTCTGTTCGATGGATTCGATGCTCCGCCGTGGGATATTTGTGACGGAGCACACTCTTAGTGCCTCGATTCAACCAGACTTCGAAGCCCGCGAACCCCCGTTTTGGTGATTTGAGACACAAAATTTACTTTCCAGTAGCTTCCCCAGGCACTACGGGAGCATTGCCGGACAGGTGGGACAGGAATATGGTTTATCCCGGGTGCTCAACCGCTGGATCACACGTCGAAAGTCAGGCTCATGGAAAAGGCAGCCCTTTGTGTGGGGATCAACAAATTCAAGTACCTTCCGGAGTCCAGCTGGCTTCACGGCTGTGTCAACGATGCCGAGGATCTGGCCGGCCTGCTCGAGGAAAGCTACGGATTCCCGGCATCACAGGTCACCGTTCTGAGAGATGACAAAGCCACCAAAAAGATGGTCCTGGCCGAGGTCAACAAGCTGGTGGACGCGGCGGTCGAGGGCACGATCCAGCAGATCGTGTTCACCTTCTCCAGCCATGGCACGCAGATTCCGGATACCGGTGGCGACGAAGACGACAGCCTTGACGAGGCCTTTGCCTGCCACGACATCAACGATGCCGGTGACTCCTGGGACCCCGGAACGGTCATTTCAGACGACGAACTGGCTGCCGTGTTCGGCCGCCTTCCTGATGGCGTCCTGATGGATGTGCTGCTTGATACCTGCCACAGTGGTACCGGGCTGAAGTCGCTGGACCTGATTCCCGGCCGTCGCCCGCGCTTCCTGCCTGGACCAACGCCCCGGGCCGTCATGGCGAACGAGGACCTGGAGACCCGGACCCTGCGCGATATTGTCAAGACCGCCAAGTTGTCCACGCCGGTCCTCATGGCAGCCTGCAGATCCGACCAAACCGCAGCGGATGCCCTGATGGAAGGCCGGTACAACGGCGCGTTCACGTACAACCTCGTTAAATCCCTGCGCAGCGACGGAGGCTTGGGGCGGGCTGACCTCCTCAAAGAAGTGAGCAAGGGATTGAAGGCCGGCGGCTTCGACCAGGTGGCGCAGCTTGAGGCGTCGAGGGCTGCGCGCAAAGCGGCCTGGGGAGCTTGAGTTCAGTTCGCGCATCAGGTCCCCTACCGTTCCGGCCTGCCTAGTCCCCCGTGCCGTGGAATTTGTTGCGCACCCCGGATGAGGCCGCTTGCTCGGCTTCGTGGTGCTGGTCGGAACCGAACAGCTGGCCCTGCCGTTCCCTGTCCATGACGGGTTTGAGCGCGGCATAGACGAGGCGGCCACCGGCGTCGAACCTCAACAGTCCTCCTCCACGGACGTCAATGAAGTCCCGCCCGGTCTTCACCCCAAGGCGGACATAGGCTTCCCTCCGGCTCATCCGGACCGTCTGGATGAAGGATGCTCCGATCTCGGAAATGATGAACCCGTCCGGCGATACGCGTTCGGACGTCCGGACCCGGGTGGAACTCAGGGGTGTGCGCCGCTCGAGACGGGCGGCCTCCAGGAGCCGCGGGTTCTCCCACACGAAGCGCTGTACTTCCTGGGGGTCTGATCCCAGTGCCGAGAGGCGGATCGGGTAACGGAGCCCGCTGTAGTTCTCAACCCCGCTGATGTTGTTCAACGAAACCCGGCGGATGCCGATTGCGGAAAACTCGGTTTGGAGTGCTTCCCGGTATCCATGGACATCGTCAGGAACCATGTCGAGGTCGGCGGCTATGATTCCGCGCAGAAGATCGCGCCAGGAAACATCCACAGGCGGCATGTAGGACAGGCCCCGGATCACCATGCGAAGGATCCTGGTTGCCACAATCGAACCGGACTCGGCCTTTTGCTGGAGGCTGTGGAACCCGCCGTAGCGGGCATTCCTTTCGGACCACAAGCGCTGGACGGCCCGGAGCACCGCACCCACCACGACAGCACCCCGCGCGTGGGGTTCGGGGAGCAACTGCCAGCCCTCCGGCGCGGCACCGACGAACGGCTCGCGCAGTGGCCCACGGGCAAAGAGATCCCGGGCGAAGTCAAAGAGCGAGCGCATCAGCACTGCGTCATCAACGGTCTGCCCCGCTTCGAAACCTCCTGCCGCGGCTTCGAGCTGCCGGTACACAACTTCCTTGGAAGAGAACACGGAGAGGATGGCCACGATGTCGGCCAAAGCCTCGTGCATGGCCAGCTGTTCCATGGTGGCCATCTGGTCCGCCCAGGCCGGCCTGAACCCATCCAGGATCGCGTGTGTCACCTCATGGGCAACAATGTCGCGGTACAGGGCAGTCGGGACTTTGTATCCCATCCGGTCCACGGATCCGAAACGGATGATGTTGGTGCCCCGCTCGTACCCGGTGTCTGTTGCGGTGACCAGGTCACGGGCTTTGAGCACCACACGCCCTTCGGGGTTCCACGGCATGCGCCTGCCCAGGGTGGTTTCGAAGATTTCCAGCGTGCTCATCGCGACACCGTAGACGTGCTGGGCCAGGAAGCGGGTGTCGTCCAGGAGTTCGCGCAGGCCGGCCGGCGGTGGTTCGGAAATCAACCGCCAAGGGTCTCCCGGCTGCGTCAGGCTCACCGGGGATACGGTGGTCCCCCGCCACTTCCGGATATGGATGGCGTAGCGGTGGCCCGTGGGACCGCGCCGCAACCGTTCAACCGGTATGCGTACCTGTGCCGTCAGCGGCGCACCCCCGGCGGGGGCGATCGGCCCCTCAGCAAGGATGGTCAAGGAGACCATCTGCCCGGCTTTGATGTCTCCCGGGCTCTTCTTTGGAAATGCCACAGTCATCGCCGTCCCGAATGCGGACCCCAAACACCGCAGCGGAAACGCTGCTTAGCCCAGTATGGAGTCGGGGCATTCGGGAGGCAATGGCTCTTAGAGGGCTACCCGCTGAAGTGAGCGCGCGGCGTCGATGGTTGCCTGCCCCAGGACCCTGCTGCCTTGGTAGAGAACCACGGTCTGGCCGGGAGCCACGCCACGCAGGGGGTCGGTCAGGGTGACGACGAGCTGTGCCCGTTCCACGCCGGACCCGTCCTCGACGGCTTCCACGTGCGCGACTGCGGGGACGGGATCGCCGTGGGCACGGACCTGGGCGTGGCATTCGAAGCTGGCGCCGGTGGCGACCTCCGGGATGGGCAGGCCGGCCCAGGAGACCTTGATGCCGCGGATCTCGTCGATCGCCAGCAGGGCTTCGGGGCCCACGACTACCTTGTTTTCCTTGGGACGGATCTCGAGGACGAACCTGGGCTTGCCGTCAGCGGCCGGAGTGCCCAGCTTCAGCCCGCGGCGCTGCCCGACGGTGAAGGCGTTGGCGCCAGGGTGCTCGCCGACCTTGGCCCCGGTTTCATCAACGATGTCACCGGTGGTCATCTCGATCTTTTCGGCCAACCAGCCCCGGGTGTCGCCGTCGGAGATAAAGCAGATGTCGTGGCTGTCCGGCTTGTTGGCCACGGACAGGCCGCGCCGCTCAGCCTCGGCACGAACTTCTGCCTTGGAGGGCGTGTCCGCCAGCGGAAACATGGAGTGCTTCAGCTGCTCATGGGTCAGGACGCCCAGGACATAGCTCTGGTCCTTGGCCCAGTCGGCAGCACGGTGGAGTTCACGGTTGCCGTCCGCGTCTTCGATCACCTTGGCGTAGTGGCCGGTGCAAACAGCGTCGAAACCAAGGGCGATCGCCTTCTCCAGCAATGCCGCGAACTTGATGCGCTCGTTGCAGCGCATGCACGGGTTCGGCGTCCGTCCGGCGGCGTATTCGTCGATGAAGTCCTGGACGACATCTTCCTTGAAGCGCTCGGAGAAATCCCACACATAATAGGGAATTCCCAGGACGTCGCAGGCCCGCCACGCGTCACGGGAATCCTCAATGGTGCAGCAGCCCCGGCTGCCGGTGCGAAGGGTCCCCGGCATGCGGGACAACGCGAGGTGGACCCCCACGACGTCGTGCCCTGCCTCAACGGCTCGGGCGGCGGCCACGGCGGAGTCCACTCCGCCGCTCATTGCTGCAAGTACTCGCATGCTGGCTTTCTGGATCAAGGGATGTGGCGGCCTGTCCGGCTTTTGACGGCCGTGGACGCCCATCCATTCTAGCGTGCGATACCACGCCAGAGCTAAATCCTTGTGATTGACCCACCCTCGGATTCCGATCCTTCGGCTCTTTCGGCCAGCGTCGCCAGGTTCCGTCGCTGCGAAGGGGCAGCGCCGCCGTCGTCCTCGTAGATGGTGGCGTCAGCGAGATCGCGCCCTGCGATGTACCCGAAAGTCAGGGCCGGTCCGAGATTAATGCCTCCTGCGGGGTAATGGCCGCCCATGACTGAGGCCTGGTCATTACCCGCGACATAAAGGCCGCCGATGGGTTGGCCATGGGTGTCAAGGACGCGTGCCCGGGAATCTGCTGCGAGGCCGGCAAAGGTACCGAACGAACCGGGGACAATCCGGACAGCATAGAACGGACCCTTCTCCAAAGCACGCAGCGAAGGATTGGGCTTGTTTCCGGGATCGCCGCCATAGCGGTTGAATTCACTGCTGCCACGTTGGAAATCGGGATCAATGCCCTTGCGGGCGTTGTCATTGAATGCCGCGACGGTCTCTGCCAGTCCTTGCGGATCGATGCCGCATGCCGCAGCCAGCTCCTCGAGTGTGTTGCCTTTCTTCAGGTAACCGGAGCGCAGGTAGGGAAAGAGCGGCACGGGAAGGGGCTTGGCCATCCCCAACGGGAACCTTCGCACGAACGCTGCATCAGCGATCTGCCACGCTTCGACCGGTTCACCTTCAGGAGTGGTGTTGAACATGCCCTGGACGTAGTCGTAGTAGCCCTGGGCCTCGTTGACGAATCGTTTGCCGTCCCGTCGGACGCCGATGCTGCCCGGTTTTGCCCGGTCCATGATGTGCGGGAACGTTCCGGTGCGTCCATTAAGGTATGGGACCAGGGAGACAGGACACCAGGCGGCCGGCGACTCAACGTCGGTCTCAAACCGGGCACCCACTGCCTGTGCCATGGAAATGCCGTCGCCGGTGGTTTCTTTTGGCGCCAGTGTCCAGTGCTCCCGGCCCATGGGCGTCTTCGGGAACAATGTCTTGCGGCGGGCGACGTCATTGGGGAAGCCTCCGGCCGCCAGGACGACGCCACGGGAGGCGTTGATCTGCAGTTCCCCTTGGGGAGAATCGACGACGGCGCCCGCCACCTTTCCCGAGGCGTCCGTCACCAGCCGTTTGGCCGGCGTGGAGACGCGGATCTCCACACCAAGGTCATCAGCGGACTTCAGCAGCCTGCCTGTGAGCGCGGTTCCGTTGACCAACTGCATGTTCCGCCGGTGTGTAACGAGATCGAGCAGATGGAAGGCAACCCGCCAGCCGGCGTGGAAGATGCCTTTGACGTTGCCTCGGGAGGCGGAGAGGAATTTGCGCAGATCCGGACCCGCCATGATGCCCATTCCAAGGAATGAGGTTTCGTAGAGCTGGTGGCGCATCATCGCGCGGAGCCCGGGCCTGATGTTGCGTGCGTTGAACGGCTTGGGCCCGACGGAACGGTGCCCGGTGCCCGCTCCTGGCGTGTCGCCGTAGATGTCTTTGATCTCGGTACCGGGTACGAACTGCAGGCTTGTCTTGTCCTGGAAGAACCCCACCATGTGCGGCACGGCTTCCAGGAAAGCCTCCACCCTGTCCTCTTGGTAGTGGTTTCCGAGCCGGTGGCGCAGGTAGGTGCGGAACTGTTCGCGGTCCTCCACCACGCCATCTGATTTTGCCAAGGGATTGCCGGGGGTCCAGGCCCAACCGCCGGACCAGGAGGTAGCGCCGCCACAGACGTCGGCCTTTTCAACAACCACCACCTTCAGCCCGTGATAGGCGGCGGTCACAGCTGCGGACAGGCCACCCGCGCCGGAGCCGATGACCAGGACGTCGCAGTCCACGGCGGGCAGGGCAGGGGAAGAATCCAGGGGTGTATTCATGTTCAGTGCTTTCTCAGTGGAAGTAGGTGTCAGAGTCCAGGCGGGGCGCCGCGCCGGTTTCGAGTGCGTCGATCGCAGCGATGTGCTGCTGGTTCAGGCGGAAATTGAAGACATCCAGGTTTTGCTGTTGGCGTTGGCTGTCTGCCGATTTGGGTACCGCTACCCGGCCGTGCTGGACGTGCCAGCGCAGCACGATCTGGGCTGGAGTCTTGCCCAGTTCCTTCGCGGGACGGTCGACTGCCGGGTGGCTAAGGAATCCGCCGCTTCGTCCCAGCGGACTGTAGGCCGCAGTGACTATCCCGTGTCCGCGGTGGTAGGCCAGCTGATCGGGTTGGCCGTGCTCGGGGTCGACTTGCACTTGGTTCAACGGAACTGCCAGGCCTGCCCCTTGGACAGCCTTCAGGTGCGACGGTTTGAAGTTGGAAACACCCCAGGCCCTGATGGAACCGTCGTCGACGAGGTTTTGCAGTTCTTCGCAGGCGTCGACGTATCGACCTTGGGCCGGGTTGGGCCAGTGAACCAGGAACAGGTCCAGGTAGTCGGTCCCGAGTTGCTGCACCGAATTGCCGAACGCCTCCCGCACCCCGCTCCGGCTATGCCACCGGGTGTTGAACTTGGTGGTGAGGAACAGCTCCGACCGGGCGATGCCGCTGCGACGGATGCCCTCCCCTACAGCCGACTCGTTGGCATAGTTTTCTGCGGTGTCGATGTGCCGGTAGCCGTTGCTGATGGCCTGGGACACTGCCGCGGCGGCGTCCTCGCCCCTGAGCGGCCAGGTTCCCAGGCCGATCAGGGGTACGCGGACGCCATTGGCGATTTCCGTCGTCGTGGTCTCTGTGCCCTTGCAGGTCATTTTGCACCTGCCGTATCGGGAGAGCCGCTTGGCTGAAGGCTGCAGCCCCGGGCCAGCACGGCGTCAACCCCTGCCCTCAGCAGGCGTGCCCAGCCGGCATCGCCGAGTTCGGCGACCCGCCGGTCCGAAGGTACCTCCACACTGACCGGAAGAATCGCCGGTATTACTGCAACCGCGGCCGCGAGGTCGAACTCGCCCTCGCCGGGTATGCCCCTCTCCGAGCGGGATTCGGTGACCAGTCCATCCCGGGTCCCGGGTCGGGCAAGCGGCCCATCGCACAACTGCAGGAGCGGCACGAGGTCGGCGTTGGCGCGCAACGCGTCCCACTGCCTGGCTGCGCCCGGACCGTTGTATCGGTTGAAGTGCAAGGTGTCCACCACGATCCGGCAACCAGCCTGCCGTGCGATGTCTGCGGCCTGGGCGATCGAGGCTACGGGCTGGTAGGAGATCGCCTCCAGCGTGGGGGTGATCCCGAATCCGCGGCCGTCCTCTGTCATCCGGGCAAGTGTTCCGACCAGTCGGGCGGTGTCCGGATCGGCACCGGCAACGGTGATGGAGCTCGCCTCCAGGGCCTGGCCCGCTTCCATCATGCGCAGCCACTTGTCACGTTGGTCGGTGCCGTCGAGCAGAAGGAATTCGATGTCCCGCACGGTCACGCCCGTGTCTTTCATCCGTGACAACGTTTCGCGCAACATCCGCGACCCCGGCTGAAGGTCGTAGGGGCTTTCAGTCGGTGTCACGGGGCGGACCCGGAGTCCAACGAAATCGAAACCCGCCACGGCGGCAACATCCACCAAGGCAGGAGGCGGGGTGTGAAGCAGGGACAACTGGGCCAGGCCGATCGGCCTGTGCACGTTTCGGGTCATCGCTTTGTTCCGTTCAGTGTCAGTTCGTTGGTGGCGGCAGCGTCTGCAGCGAGCAGGAAGGCGATCCGCTGGGCCGCGTCGTAGCCGCTCTTGACGGCGTTGGAGGCAATGGCCGGTGTCTGGTCCACGACGGTTCCGGCCAATGTCACAGGCACTCCGGCGACGCGGCTCAACCCTGCGTCCCGGATGTTTCGGGGAATAGTGCCGTCCAAGGGAGCGACGGACCGTGACACCAGGAGCGGTCCGGGCGCGTCGAGCCATTCGCCTCCGGCAGGGAGGTCCGGGCCGCTGATCCGGACACGGCCCCCGTCGAACTCCTCGATGACGACGCCGAGGCGGATCCGCACCCGGGGGTTGGCTTCAAGCCGGGGCACTGCCAGGATTTTGGCGCGGCGCCCCGACTCGGGCGCGATAGCCTGCTGAGGGCCGATCAACAGGACGGCAGTCCCCCGGTCTGCCAGTGTGTCCGCCACACTCATGGCCACCGAGTCGGCACCCCAGATCGTCAGGGCTTCGGGTACGTCGCTTACGTCCTCGGTGCCGCCCTCGAACACTTCCAGGTGGGCGGCGAGCCAGTCGCGCACGTCAAGGACGTTGGACATGTCTCCGCCATTGAAGCCCGCCCCGGGTCGGAGCCCGCCGGTGGCCAGTACGACGGCGTCTGCCGCGGTGTCGCGGACCACTCCGCCAAGGTGCGCAGTGTCCACGCGCGAACGCAGGCGGACCTCGATGCCGAGCCGGGCGTTCTCCTCCGCTGACCATTCAGCGAAACGGTGGAAGTCCGGGGTGGATTTCATCCTTTCCGCGAGGGCAAACCGGCCACCCGGGCGGACGCCGTCGTCGAACAAGGTCACCTTCGCTCCTGCTTCGGCGAGTTCGTGCGCGGCAGTGAGACCTGCGGGTCCGGCGCCCACAACCACCACGCGGGACCCCTCTCGGACAGAGGGCGTCGGTACGGGAACACGGGAGCGACCCACCGCCGGGTTGACTGTGCAGGTCACCTGGCCGAGGCCCAGGTTGTCGATGCACACGTTGCAGGCGATGCAGGGCCGGTAACGCTCATCGCGCAGGACGCCGCCTACGAACCCCGGGTCGGCATGGATCGCCCGGGCAAGGCTGACGAAGTCGCAGCTGCCGTCCCGGAGTACCTCTTCGATAATGGCCGGCGAGTTCAAGCGGCCGGCCATGCCCAAAGGAAGACCAAACTGCCGGTACGCCTTGGCATAGCCTGCCAGGATTCCCGGCTTCCACTCCCCGGACTGCACGATCCATTCACCGGCCTCATAGCTCCCGGCGGAGATGTCCAGAAAGTCCAGATGCTCCAAGTGGGCCTTGGCGAGGATGGCCACCTGCTGTTCGGCGGTGATGCCGTCTGCAGGTCCCTCCACGACGGAGACGCGCATGCCCACCACAGTGTCCGGGACGGCTTCCCGCACGGCGTCGATGACGAGGTTCATGAACCGCTCCGGAGCCGCGAACTCGTCCGTGCGGTGGTTGGACAGAGGGGACATGAACTGGTGGATCAGGTAGCCGTGGGCGCCGTGGATGTTGATCACGTCGAAGCCTGCGGCCACCGCCCGGCGTGCGGCCTGCGCATAGGCTTCCACCAGCTCATGGCACTCCCCGGCTGTGAGTTCACGGGGAACCTCGCCACCTGCAACTTCGCACGCTACCGCTGAAGGAGCAAGGTTCTTATGCCCCGAGACCGCAGCCTGCGCGGTTCGCCCACCGTGGTTGAGTTCGACGGCGGCGAGCGCACCTTCGGCGTGCAATGCGTCAGTGAGCCTCCGCAGGTCCGGGATCATGGCGTCGCTGTGCAGTCCGAGCTGGTGGGTTCGGCCCTTTCCGTCCGCGCGAACGTATGTCGCTTCGGTAGTCACCATGCCGAGTCCGGCCCTTGCCCGGGTCACGAGGTAATCGATGTACTGATCGGTGATCCGCCCGTCAGTGGTGCCGTAGTTGCGTTCCATGGGAGCGGAGGCCAGGCGGTTCCGGAGGGTTTTCGGGGTGCGGCCGTTGCGGCCAAGTGCCAGGGGGCGGGCTGAATAGCGTTTTGTTTGTTCCATGGGTGTTCCTTAGCCTGCAAGCTCTGCGGGTGCTCGTGTGCCTGCAGGGGCGTGGTCGAAGCGGACGGGGGCTCCCGTGCGCGATGATTCGTAGACCGCCAGCAGTATCCTCAGTGCTTTCGTCGCATCCCGGCCCGTGATTGCCGGGTCGTCGCCGTTCCGGAGTGCCCGGACAAAGTCGCGGACCTGGGCGGTGTGGTGTGGGATCAGCTGGCCGTTGATCGTAGCCAGGCTGACGTTCGGGTCAACCCCGCTCGGGAAGACGGGTTCGGAGGAGATCGTCCCGGCCGCGGCCCACAGGTCCACCCGCCCGTCGCTGCCTTCCGGGAATTCAGTCAGGGAAGCCGATGCTCCGGTTTCTCCTGTGATCCGGATCTGGACGCCCAGGCTCGGGGACACCGCCGTCGAAGCTTCCAAGGTGGCGATGGCCCCGGAAGCGAACGTGATGACCGCAGTCGCGGAATCTTCCACTTCGATGTGGCCGCCGTGTTTGTAGGTGTTGATCTTGCCGTAGACCTCGGCCACTTCTCCCATGAACCACTGCAGGAGGTCGATGTAGTGGATGGCCTGGGTCATCAGCACCCCGCCACCGTCGCTGGCCCAGGTCCCGCGCCAGGCGTCCCGGGAGTAGTACTCAGGCTCGCGGTGAAGCATCACAGAACAACGGCCCATGATGGGCCGGCCAAGGGTGCCGTCGTCGATCGCTGCGCGGATGCGTTGCGCGGCCGGCCAGAAGCGTCGTTGGAAGAGGACTCCGAGCTTGACGCCGGCGTCGTCGCAGGCTTTGACCATGCGTTCCGCTGAGGCCAGGTCCGTGGATATGGGCTTCTCGCAGAGCACGTGGACTCCCGCGGCAGCGGCCTGGAGCACCACTTCCTCGTGGGTGGGGTGCGGCGTGCACACCGAGATAACGTCCACCCCGAGACCGAGGAGCTCCGGAACACTGTTCACTGCGGCTGGGATTCCCCAAGCTTTGGCAGTGTCCCGGGCGCGCTGGAGGTCCACGTCGCAGACGCCGACTATGACGGCGTCTGCAAGGGCGTTGAAGGCTTCCAAGTGGTTGCGTGAGATTGCGCCGCATCCTGCGATTCCGATGCGCAGGGGTTCGGCGGTAAGAGGTGATGGTGTGGTCATCAGCGGGGCTAACTTTCTGGTACTGGCCGGAGTTCGTGGTGCGCTCCAGCCGGAGGCGTGCGACGGGGTCAGTAGGGCTGGGTCAGTAGGGCTGGGTCAGTAGCTTGCCCGGCCGCCGGACAGATCGAAGACGAAGCCGGTGGTGTAGGACGCCGCGGGCGACACGGCGAATTCGATGAGGGCAGCCGCTTCGGCAGGAGTTCCGAACCTGCCCATGGGGATCTTGGCAGCCTGCGCCGCCTGCTGTTCTGCCGGCACTTCGGCGAACAGCGGGGTCACCACATTGCCCGGAGCGAGCGCATTGACGGTGATGCCAGACAGGGCAAACTCCTTGGACAGTGACTTAACCAGGCCCAGGATCCCCGCCTTGCTGGCGGAGTACGCCGGCATGTTGACAACGCCTTCCTTGCCCGCCGTCGAGGAGATATGGAGCAACCGGCCGTATCCTGCCTTGGCCATACCGGGCAACACGGCCTTGGAGACAATGAAAGCGCCCGTCAGGTTGATCCGCATGATGCGTTCGAAGTCCTCGACAGATGTTGCGGCTGCCGGGGCAACGGGGCCGAGGATCCCGGCGCAGTTGACCACGGCATCGAGGCCTCCCATGCCCAGCACCGCCGCGGAGACCGCGGCCGCAACCGATGCCGGGTCTGTGACGTCCACGGCGACATCCCCTCCAGGTGACAAGGTGCTTGCAGGTGACGAGGTGCTTGCAGGTGACAAGGTGCTTGCTCCGGCAGGCCAGGTGGGCGATGGCAGGTCCGCACCCATGACTGTGGCGCCGGAAGACCTGAGGCGTTTAGCCGTCGCCAGCCCGATTCCGCTGGCGGCCCCGATGACCAGGCAGCGGGACTCGGCGATAGTGGTTGGCGCACTGTAACCCATGACTAACTGACCTCCCGTCGAAACGTGGCCAGCATGCCCTCGGCGTCGGCGGGAATGCCGGTGAAGAGCTCGAAGGCTGCGGCAGCCTGGCCCACCACCATGCGGCCGCCGTCCAGGACTTTGCAGCCCTTGGCACGGGCTGCCTTGATCAGTTCGGTTTCGAGCGGCCTGTAGATTACGTCGGCTACCCACAGCCGGGAGTGGATCACATCGGGGTCGATGGGCAGTCCAGGGTGGCCCGTCATGCCGATCGGCGTTGAGTTCACCAAACCGGTGGCTGTCCTGATGCTTCCGGCGACGGCATCCGTTCCGTCCACCGATAGCCGGCTGTCCGGAAAGTGCGGGGACAACCGAAGGGCAAGGGCTTCGGCCCTGCCCGGCTCAATGTCCGCGATCACCAAGTGCCTGGTTCCGTTGCGGAGCAGACCGAAGGCCACCGCTGCCCCGGCTCCCCCAGCCCCGAGAAGCACTACGGAATCGGTGGCAGCCGTTGGGAGGCCGGCGTGGAGACCCGCGATGAAACCGGTGTGATCTGTGTTGTGCCCGACGGCCTTGCCTTGGTGAAAGGTGATGGTGTTGACGGCACCGAGGATCCGGGCTTCCGCGGAGAGTTCGTCCAGGCCGTCCTGCACCAGCTGTTTGCTCGGATGGGTGACATTCAGGCCGTCGAATCCCAGATCGGCTGCCTGCCTGACGAGCGCTGCGGAGTTTTCCGCGGCTTGTCCTATGACGTCCAGATCGATGACGCGGTAGGTGTAGTTCAGGCCCAACCTGTCGGCTTCCGTCTCGTGCAGGCCCGGAGTGAGGGACCCGGCAATCCCTGAGCCAAGCAAACCAACCAGGAACCGATGGTTGCCATCGCCGTCGTGCCGGAATCCCCGGGGGTCCGCCAGTGTTCGCTGGTTCATGCCCGTGACTTATCGGCAATTGCGGCAGGGGTTGTCTTCTTCAGTCCCAGCATGGCCGTGGGCGTCTTGAACGTCTCCGGTGCCAGCAGCGCGGCGACGGCCGAAATGGCGCAGGCCAC is from Paenarthrobacter nicotinovorans and encodes:
- a CDS encoding ABC transporter substrate-binding protein, which produces MALNKKALHGAIALAGISAFALTACTGPSGGGSSSAPAAAGPIAYGTTDKVTSLDPAGSYDNGSFMVMNQVYSFLLNSKPGGAEPVPDLAESSSFTAPSEYTVKLKSGLKWANGHTLDSKDVKFSFDRQVAINDPAGPASLLTNIDSVSAPDATTVVFKLKNANDQTFSQILSSPAAPIVDDEVFPADKILSDDEIIKANAFYGQYTIDSYKKNELVSFKAFADYKGVLGKPANDAATIKYYASPTNLKLEIQQGAIDVAFRSLSATDIDDLRKDSKVKVLTGPGGEIRYITFNFDTMPFGTKATGADPAKALAVRQAVANLVDRQAIADQVYKGTYLPLYSNVPSGFLGANESFKDAYGDAGKPSLDKAKKVLTDAGITDKVALNLQYNPDHYGGSSGDEYAMIKEQLEKSGLFTVNLQSTEWVTYSKASRADEYPLFQFGWFPDFSDADNYLTPFFPDGGFLKNHYNNPAVNDLIAKQLTEADKTKREADIKDVQNALAKDISTLPLLQGAQVAVVGSGVNGVDKTLDPSFKFRLGTVSK
- a CDS encoding caspase family protein, with amino-acid sequence MEKAALCVGINKFKYLPESSWLHGCVNDAEDLAGLLEESYGFPASQVTVLRDDKATKKMVLAEVNKLVDAAVEGTIQQIVFTFSSHGTQIPDTGGDEDDSLDEAFACHDINDAGDSWDPGTVISDDELAAVFGRLPDGVLMDVLLDTCHSGTGLKSLDLIPGRRPRFLPGPTPRAVMANEDLETRTLRDIVKTAKLSTPVLMAACRSDQTAADALMEGRYNGAFTYNLVKSLRSDGGLGRADLLKEVSKGLKAGGFDQVAQLEASRAARKAAWGA
- a CDS encoding gluzincin family metallopeptidase; protein product: MAFPKKSPGDIKAGQMVSLTILAEGPIAPAGGAPLTAQVRIPVERLRRGPTGHRYAIHIRKWRGTTVSPVSLTQPGDPWRLISEPPPAGLRELLDDTRFLAQHVYGVAMSTLEIFETTLGRRMPWNPEGRVVLKARDLVTATDTGYERGTNIIRFGSVDRMGYKVPTALYRDIVAHEVTHAILDGFRPAWADQMATMEQLAMHEALADIVAILSVFSSKEVVYRQLEAAAGGFEAGQTVDDAVLMRSLFDFARDLFARGPLREPFVGAAPEGWQLLPEPHARGAVVVGAVLRAVQRLWSERNARYGGFHSLQQKAESGSIVATRILRMVIRGLSYMPPVDVSWRDLLRGIIAADLDMVPDDVHGYREALQTEFSAIGIRRVSLNNISGVENYSGLRYPIRLSALGSDPQEVQRFVWENPRLLEAARLERRTPLSSTRVRTSERVSPDGFIISEIGASFIQTVRMSRREAYVRLGVKTGRDFIDVRGGGLLRFDAGGRLVYAALKPVMDRERQGQLFGSDQHHEAEQAASSGVRNKFHGTGD
- the mnmA gene encoding tRNA 2-thiouridine(34) synthase MnmA; the encoded protein is MSGGVDSAVAAARAVEAGHDVVGVHLALSRMPGTLRTGSRGCCTIEDSRDAWRACDVLGIPYYVWDFSERFKEDVVQDFIDEYAAGRTPNPCMRCNERIKFAALLEKAIALGFDAVCTGHYAKVIEDADGNRELHRAADWAKDQSYVLGVLTHEQLKHSMFPLADTPSKAEVRAEAERRGLSVANKPDSHDICFISDGDTRGWLAEKIEMTTGDIVDETGAKVGEHPGANAFTVGQRRGLKLGTPAADGKPRFVLEIRPKENKVVVGPEALLAIDEIRGIKVSWAGLPIPEVATGASFECHAQVRAHGDPVPAVAHVEAVEDGSGVERAQLVVTLTDPLRGVAPGQTVVLYQGSRVLGQATIDAARSLQRVAL